In one window of Ferriphaselus amnicola DNA:
- a CDS encoding outer membrane beta-barrel protein, whose translation MNKSVLSCLVLGALSAMNAAHAVEVKRNVGGYAPVTHWDPAGIKAEPFVVTPWLGLAYGRDSNVGLSNTAPVSSSLVVVNPNLSVVAEGAMKRYSVYYTGNWARYASSSKDNFNDNKVGAEAENEWTGRLNTRFKADYVAGHDPRNAFRLGAAPEHWQMPSAQGAVHYGAPEATGQLEFEAGMASKRYTTNRALTVAYDRDIRDMSGKFLYKLGAATHANFRLAERRNDYQNPISFGRNSTEQKIQAGVSWDATSKTSGSVMVGSMSKKFDSGVVSQGRGFAWDVDMKWEPLTYSTVAVSGGRNFTETMDVGNYIIVRDFGAAWNHNWAHGIETALTYSNATDTFSGVNRVDQRNNVGAKVSYSMRRWLRGGVELQRQNRNSTNALYTYGRNIVMFTLESSL comes from the coding sequence ATGAATAAGTCTGTTCTTAGTTGTTTGGTGTTGGGCGCATTGTCAGCGATGAATGCTGCGCACGCGGTAGAGGTTAAGCGTAACGTGGGCGGATATGCTCCCGTGACCCACTGGGATCCAGCCGGTATCAAGGCCGAACCCTTCGTGGTCACTCCTTGGTTGGGACTGGCTTACGGTCGGGATAGCAATGTGGGCTTGTCGAATACGGCACCTGTCTCTTCCAGCTTGGTGGTAGTCAACCCTAATCTTTCTGTCGTTGCTGAAGGCGCGATGAAGCGCTATAGCGTGTATTACACCGGCAACTGGGCTCGCTATGCTTCGAGCTCTAAAGATAATTTCAATGACAACAAGGTGGGCGCTGAAGCTGAGAATGAATGGACTGGGCGTTTGAATACGCGCTTCAAGGCTGACTATGTGGCAGGTCACGATCCAAGAAATGCCTTCCGTTTGGGCGCAGCACCTGAGCATTGGCAGATGCCTTCTGCACAGGGCGCTGTGCATTACGGCGCACCTGAGGCGACCGGGCAGTTGGAATTCGAGGCGGGCATGGCTTCTAAGCGTTACACGACCAATCGTGCGTTGACCGTCGCCTACGATAGAGACATCCGCGATATGTCGGGTAAGTTCTTGTATAAGTTGGGCGCAGCTACGCATGCTAACTTTAGATTGGCCGAACGACGCAATGACTATCAGAACCCGATCTCTTTCGGACGCAACAGCACCGAGCAAAAGATACAAGCGGGTGTGAGTTGGGATGCAACCTCTAAGACCAGTGGTTCGGTGATGGTCGGTTCGATGAGCAAGAAATTTGATTCTGGCGTGGTTAGTCAGGGCCGTGGTTTTGCATGGGATGTAGATATGAAGTGGGAACCGCTCACTTATTCAACAGTTGCAGTTTCGGGGGGGCGGAATTTTACGGAAACGATGGACGTGGGTAACTACATCATCGTGCGTGATTTCGGGGCTGCTTGGAATCACAATTGGGCGCATGGTATTGAGACTGCGCTCACTTATAGCAATGCGACAGACACCTTCTCGGGTGTCAATCGCGTGGATCAACGCAACAATGTTGGCGCAAAAGTGTCGTATTCGATGCGACGCTGGTTGCGAGGCGGAGTCGAGTTGCAACGTCAGAATCGTAATTCGACCAATGCGCTTTATACCTATGGCAGGAATATTGTGATGTTCACGCTTGAGAGTTCACTATAA